The following proteins are co-located in the Hypomesus transpacificus isolate Combined female chromosome 23, fHypTra1, whole genome shotgun sequence genome:
- the gpr156 gene encoding probable G-protein coupled receptor 156, with protein MESELNCSSYCDSQYCLIHPGVNTQEGLDILQRLCTLTTPAEEQPRRSLSPVLCAVVWTLLSSGILLAFCFLLFTLRFKNNRIVKMSSPNLNVLTLCGSVLTYISGFLFAIEEHAHPQSGGEARAVLQARLWTLCIGSTLVFGPILGKTWRLYRVFTQRVPDKRVIIRDIQLMGLVGLLILVNILVLSAWNLSDPVQCSRSTGAVVKVLEKDVSYSLFQTDSCSSVYSDLWIILLAVLKGSLLLYGTYLAGLTSNVSLPPVNQSPTIITAVSLVTLSMAVALPVCRYLHDWPNLVYSVVAGAIFICTFATNCLLFVPQLTQWRRFKEENNSPSQMARYFSSPSKSMPSAYSQEVYDLLGENNSMKMLLNEKNAAIDSLQEQVNNAKDKLLRLMSASHPRQDQDMDSSTTNLNSSFTQTTVLQSEGPPTPLPPRDTDSLLSSPLLSPFPDPLSSTPAASASSPPPPVLPPAPLSASPDNSGSGSQRRASADPQSAGQMEGPTQPPSLALPQTSMLTRTGLRTARESEGMQTIPSVSPSKDVAHLCSSLGSGPTTPEPTCCQGDQVALPWTPGFISNEQLREVLQELSVDAVLETALRSPNHAWVSRRSSQPSSTDPSVPTPHFPHPPPVFCYPSISPYAMRKRRPPFHSPRWGAPACFYPGSEPPASAWRREITGPLSPDKHSSKTQTETDAMETSPLWLVGSDVKENRVKDRRARRVSKTAPLHRCSISAFSGQAPLPEGEGVGVGEVGHVRAGGRSVRDSCGYCDTDSSSSADYCYYHRPYCDACLEHGSYPLTDSSSDSSDSEYEGIPSLWRSSHPVVNFKEDLQPTFV; from the exons cCGGCAGAGGAGCAGCCGAGACGGTCGCTCTCTCCGGTGTTGTGTGCTGTGGTTTggaccctgctctcctctggcaTCCTCCTGGCATTCTGTTTCCTGCTCTTCACCCTACGCTTTAAGAACAATAG AATAGTGAAGATGTCCAGTCCTAACCTGAATGTTCTGACTCTGTGTGGGAGTGTCCTCACGTACATCAGTGGCTTCTTATTTGCAATCGAAGAACATGCACATCCGCAATCTGGCGGAGAGGCCAGAGCTGTGCTACAG GCTAGGCTGTGGACCCTGTGTATCGGCAGCACACTGGTGTTTGGGCCTATCCTGGGGAAGACGTGGAGGCTCTACAGAGTCTTCACACAGAGGGTGCCCGACAAGAGAGTG ATCATCAGGGACATTCAGCTGATGGGGCTGGTAGGTCTGCTGATCCTTGTGAACATCTTGGTTCTGTCGGCCTGGAATCTGTCTGACCCAGTTCAATGCTCTCGCTCCACTGGTGCTGTGGTCAAG GTGTTGGAGAAGGACGTGTCATACTCTCTATTTCAGACAGACTCTTGCTCTTCTGTCTACTCAGACCTATGGATCATTCTTCTTGCTGTGTTGAAG GGTAGTCTCTTGCTATATGGGACATATTTGGCTGGTCTGACTAGTAATGTCAGCCTGCCGCCAGTTAACCAGTCCCCCACCATTATCACAGCGGTAAGCCTAGTGACCCTCTCCATGGCCGtggctctgcctgtctgccgttACCTCCACGACTGGCCCAACCTGGTCTACAGTGTGGTGGCTGGAGCCATCTTCATCTGCACCTTTGCCACCAACTGTCTGCTGTTTGTGCCTCAG CTGACCCAGTGGCGCAGGTTCAAGGAGGAGAACAACAGTCCCAGTCAGATGGCCAG GTACTTCAGCAGTCCCAGTAAGAGCATGCCATCTGCCTACAGCCAGGAGGTCTACGACCTGCTGGGGGAAAACAACTCCATGAAAATGCTCCTCAATGAG AAAAACGCTGCAATCGACAGTCTACAGGAACAGGTCAACAACGCTAAGGACAAGCTTCTGCGCCTCATGTCAGCAAGCCACCCCCGCCAGGACCAAGATATGGACTCTTCCACTACCAACCTCAACTCGTCCTTCACCCAGACTACAGTCCTTCAGTCAGAGGGCCCTCCCACACCCCTGCCACCAAGAGACACTgactctctgctctcttctccactCTTATCTCCCTTTCCTGACCCTCTGTCTTCTACCCCTGCTGCTTCTGcgtcctctccacctcctcctgtcctACCCCCTGCACCTCTCTCCGCTTCCCCAGATAATAGTGGGAGTGGGAGCCAGAGGAGAGCAAGTGCAGACCCCCAAAGTGCAGGTCAGATGGAGGGGCcgacccagcctccctcccttgctctgCCTCAGACGTCCATGTTgaccaggacaggactgaggacagcaagggagagcgaggggatGCAGACCATTCccagtgtctctccctccaaaGACGTTGCTCACCTCTGTTCCTCACTGGGCTCCGGACCCACAACCCCAGAACCCACATGTTGTCAGGGCGACCAAGTTGCATTGCCGTGGACACCAGGATTTATTAGCAATGAGCAGCTACGGGAAGTCCTCCAGGAACTGAGTGTGGATGCTGTCTTGGAAACAGCCTTGCGTTCACCTAATCATGCATGGGTGTCCAGGAGatcctcccagccctcctccacagacccGTCTGTCCCAACCCCCCACttcccccatccaccccctgtCTTCTGCTACCCAAGTATTTCCCCCTATGCAATGAGGAAGCGCCGTCCTCCCTTCCACTCACCCAGATGGGGTGCCCCTGCCTGTTTCTATCCAGGATCGGAGCCCCCTGCCTCGGCTTGGAGAAGGGAGATCACCGGACCCCTCTCGCCTGACAAACATTCGTCGAAAACACAGACGGAGACGGATGCCATGGAGACCAGCCCCCTCTGGCTCGTAGGCAGTGATGTAAAGGAGAACCGAGTGAAGGACAGGCGGGCGAGGCGCGTCTCCAAGACAGCTCCCCTTCATAGATGCTCCATCTCTGCGTTCTCAGGCCAGGCCCCCCTACCGGAAGGAGAGGGGGTCGGGGTCGGCGAGGTGGGGCACGTTCGGGCCGGAGGGAGAAGTGTCAGAGACTCGTGTGGTTACTGCGACACAGACTCCAGCAGCTCAGCTGACTATTGCTACTACCACCGTCCCTACTGTGACGCCTGCCTGGAGCATGGCTCCTACCCCCTGACAGACAGCTCTTCAGACTCCTCAGACAGCGAATACGAAGGAATCCCCAGCCTCTGGCGCTCCTCTCACCCTGTCGTCAACTTCAAAGAGGACCTTCAACCCACCTTTGTGTGA